A section of the Ovis canadensis isolate MfBH-ARS-UI-01 breed Bighorn chromosome 1, ARS-UI_OviCan_v2, whole genome shotgun sequence genome encodes:
- the OLFML3 gene encoding olfactomedin-like protein 3, which translates to MGPRTPLLILFLLSWLGPLQGQQHHLVEYMERRLAALEERLAQCQDQSSRHAAELRDFKNKMLPLLEVAEKEREALRTEADTISGRVDRLEREVDYLETQNPALPCVEVDEKVTGGPGTKGKGRRNEKYDMITDCGYTISQVRSMKILKQFGGPAGLWTKDPLGPAEKIYVLDGTQNDTAFVFPRLRDFTLAMAARKASRVRVPFPWVGTGQLVYGGFLYYARRPPGGPGGGGELQNTLQLIKFHLANRTVADSSVFPAEGLIPPYGLTADTYIDLAADEEGLWAVYATREDDRHLCLAKLDPQTLDTEQQWDTPCPRENAEAAFVICGTLYVVYNTRPASRARVQCSFDASGTLTPERAALPYFPRRYGAHASLRYNPRERQLYAWDDGYQIVYKLEMRKKEEEV; encoded by the exons ATGGGGCCCCGCACTCCGCTGCTGATCTTGTTCCTTTTGTCATGGTTGGGACCCCTTCAAGGACAGCAGCACCACCTTGTGGAATACATGGAACGCCGATTAGCTGCCTTAGAG GAACGGCTGGCCCAGTGCCAGGACCAGAGTAGTCGGCATGCTGCTGAGCTGCGGGACTTCAAGAACAAGATGCTGCCGCTGTTGGAGGTGGCCGAGAAGGAACGGGAGGCGCTCAGAACCGAAGCTGACACCATCTCCGGGAGAGTAGACCGTCTGGAGCGGGAGGTGGACTATCTGGAGACCCAGAATCCAGCCCTGCCATGTGTAGAGGTTGATGAGAAGGTGACCGGAGGCCCTGGAACCAAAGGCAAGGGCAGAAGAAATGAGAAGTATGATATGATAACAG ACTGTGGCTACACGATCTCTCAGGTGAGATCAATGAAGATCCTGAAGCAGTTTGGTGGCCCAGCCGGTCTATGGACAAAGGATCCACTGGGCCCAGCAGAGAAGATCTACGTGTTAGATGGCACCCAGAATGACACAGCCTTTGTCTTCCCAAGACTGCGTGACTTCACCCTTGCCATGGCCGCCCGGAAGGCTTCCCGGGTCCGGGTGCCCTTCCCCTGGGTAGGCACGGGCCAGCTGGTATATGGTGGCTTTCTGTATTATGCCCGGAGGCCCCCCGGAGGGCCTGGAGGGGGCGGTGAGTTGCAGAACACTCTGCAGCTCATCAAGTTCCACCTGGCAAACCGGACAGTGGCGGACAGTTCAGTGTTCCCAGCAGAGGGTTTGATCCCCCCGTATGGGCTGACGGCAGACACATACATAGACCTGGCGGCTGACGAGGAGGGCCTTTGGGCTGTTTATGCCACCCGGGAAGATGACAGGCACTTGTGTCTGGCCAAGTTAGACCCACAGACACTGGACACAGAGCAGCAGTGGGACACCCCATGTCCCCGGGAGAATGCCGAGGCCGCCTTTGTCATCTGTGGGACCCTCTACGTCGTCTATAATACCCGCCCTGCCAGTCGTGCTCGCGTCCAGTGCTCCTTTGACGCCAGCGGCACCCTGACCCCTGAAAGGGCAGCACTCCCTTATTTCCCCCGCCGATATGGTGCCCATGCCAGCCTGCGCTATAACCCCCGTGAGCGCCAGCTCTACGCCTGGGATGATGGCTACCAGATTGTCTACAAGCTGGAgatgaggaagaaagaggaagaagtttGA